A region of the Apium graveolens cultivar Ventura chromosome 6, ASM990537v1, whole genome shotgun sequence genome:
tccaaccatcttcgttgtctcatatttaagtccttctgggtgaatatgtactttaaacttttatgatctaTATAGATTTCACACATTTCcccgtataggtagtgtctccacAACTTTAATGCGAACACTATTGCTGCTAATTCTAAATCATGTACTGGATATTTTTGCTCATGGGGTTTTAACTGTCTGGACGTAtaagcaataactttatcatgttgcatcaacacgcaacctaaacctttcaaagaagcatcactgtagatcacaaattTTCCCGTTTCATATAGCAATGCTATACTGGGGCTGACACTAATCTCTTCTTCAACTCCTGGAAGCTCTCTTCGCATTTCTCagtccaaacaaacttttcattcttcctggtgagcttgGTCAATTGAGTTGCGATCCTGGAAAAGTCTTTTACAAATCTCCGGTAGTAACCTGCTAACCCAAGAAAACTTTTAACTTTTATCAGGATCTTTGGTTGTTCCCATCTGGATGCAGCTTCAATCTTTACAGGATCCACTTTGATACCATCTTTACCCACTATATaacccaaaaattgaacttcatccaaccaaaattcacattttgaaaacttagcgtacaactGCTTCTCTCTCATTGTTTGCAAGGCAATCCTCAGATGTCCGACATGGTCGTCTTTAGTCTTTGAGtaaatgaggatgtcatcaataaatacaataacaaacttatctaaatacttcttatacacccggttcattaaatccatgaaagttgttggtgcattggtcaatccaaacgacatcagTAAGAATTCATAATatccatatctggttctgaatgcagtctttgaTATGTCCTCGGGCTTGATCTTCAGCTGATGATtgcccgatcttaaatcaatctttaaGAAACAACATGCTCctttaagctggtcaaacaagtcatcaattctgggtaggggatacttattcttgatggttaacttattcaGTTCCCGATTATCAATACACAGTCTCTTgattccatccttcttctttacaaataaccCTGGTGTGTCCCATGGAGATACACTTGGTCTAATTACTCTCTTATCCAGaagttcctgaagttgcttagctaattccttcatttccactggGGCCATACAATagggagcctttgaaactggttctgctccagGAATTAAATCAATAGAAAACTCGATCTCACGATCTGGTGGCAATCCTGGCAACTCATCTGGAAAAACATCCGAAAATTCCCTAACTATTGGAATCTCATCCAGATTAGGTGCCTCTTTCTCAGTGTCTACAATATGGGCTAAGTAGGCTTCGTATCCTTGTCTTAACAATTTATTTGCTTCCAATACcgagagaaatttcttttcttgcttctATCCTTGATAACTTATCCTGTCATCATTTTCTGTATACATCacaattttctttttttttaaatcaatattttccttatactgggataaccaatccattcctagcatcacatcaaactctcctaactcgAATGGTATTAGGTCCGCTGAAAAGGTATGCCCGCAGATTTCTAGTTGACACTTAGGGCAAAATTGGCTCACTGAAACTCTATCCTGATTAGCCACTTTTATGGTGAAGGGCTCAGCTAAATCTTCCAACATTAAATCCATTTTACTTACACATTTTTTTGATATAAAGGACTtagacgctcccgaatcaaacaaaactttaacaggtacggaatttaGAGAGAGCTTACCTACAACTACATCCGAGTCCTGAGCATTGGATCTCCTGGTCGACTTGAAGGTTCTGGCTCTAGCTGTGCTGATTGTTGTTCCTTGGGATGCACTACCTCATACGTTGCCCTGAGTAGCGACCTTACAATTTCTGACAATGTGTCCAATCTTACCACACTTGAAGCAGGTAACTCCGGGATTCCCTGAACTGCACTCTGACGCGTAATAGCCTTTCTGATCACATTTAAAACATTGGACGTCCATTCTGCATTGGCTACCATGCTTCTTGCCACACAACTTACATTCCACTATTGGTTTGGTTGACTGAGCTGGGACAGAAGCAACTGAGGTGACACTTGGTCTCACCCGAGGAAAACCTTGTCTTCTGAATCTCTTGTTCCTATTTCGTCCAAACCGTCTCGGTAACTTTTGACTGGATTCTTCTTGATTCACCTTGGCAATGATGCTGTCAAACTTTCTCTTCTTGTCGCTCTTTTCCTTGaaggccaacttctgatcactctcaatCACTAGAGCGGCTTGAACTACGAAATAGTACATCTTGAGTTGTAACGCCACAACTACGCTACGAacttcaggcttcaatccttgttgaaaccttctTTTTTTTAAATCTCCGTACTCACATATCCAGGAgctaatcgggccaattccgtgaacttggcctcatattctaaTACACTCTTTTCACcttgtttcaactccagaaactcgACCTCCAACTGATTCTGTAAATAATCTGGAAAATACCTCTCCAAGAATAACTCGATAAACCTGTTCCAAGAAACAGGACCCTCTTCTTCTAAAgcacgagtggattcccaccaataatttgcttcaccCTTAAGAAAGTAGTTCGCATAATCCATTTTAGAATCATCACTTACTTGAATGAGGGTAAAAGCCTTCTCCATCTCCTTAAGCCAAATTCTGGCGGCAACTAGGTCTACTTCACCCTTGACTCTGGGGGTTTGACAGACTGAAAGGATTTGAAATTAACGGTTTGGTTTGGCTCTCTTTGCGGGTGTTGTTGTTGGAGCTGCAACTGTTGTTCTTGGATTTGTTGGTGTTGTTGTTGTATGAatttttgttgttgttgttggtgttgcagaaattgttgttgctgctgctagaattattcttgctgctgagccatctgattagactgttggcgcagcTAATCTAGCAATTCACCCATGGTTGGGCCCCTAATAGAGTCTCTATTAGAGGAATTGGATGGGATATTCTTCTTGggtggcattctcctgaaacacaacaaaagttttaatatgaaaattgtgcccccgggtagcaacatttttatgcatcaggagaatgcTGCCACAACTCCCCTCCTTATTTACTTGGGGTCCACCCACAATGCATGGCTAAAATTTAACAAAACcagcaacaaatacaacaataacaataacagtAATAACAACAGTGCAAAAATATAAACCAATAGCAACTTTTATATAAAAGAACTAAAATACAACAGCAGTACAAATATCCAACCAACAGCTACAATATAACACTAATAATATAACTgaatacacaacaaaattggctgtcataacagcctctTCCTAATACATGCTACaacaacataatatacatataaaacaactacagaactcctgaaaaccaactctgagctctgtcGATCACTACTGCCCCTCTGCTCTAACCACTGCCACTACCGCTGCCACCAATAGTGCCTAACTCGAACACTAACCAGTAACCAGGTCCTGATACTGAATGGCCCTGAACTCAGAGCTAATAAAAGGGTCAATAGACCTAGCTCTCTCAACAACACTCTAAGTCAAAGTCCTCACACGGGCCTGGATATCAGGTGAGGGGACAGGGATGCCCTGGAAGGGTCCAACTGGGACTTGGTCAAGATGCGTGGCCAGCTCTGGACTCTGACCTCTAATAAAGGATCtgttcaccgctcggtgaacatgatATGAAATCGGGGAGGAAGTACATGTAGGAGCAGATGGAGGGACTGGAGGTCTAGAGGAAGAAGAGCTGGGTCCGCAGCCCGGTGGAAAATCCCTAACAGCTAATATAGATCTCCGTACCCAACGAGGACGGGCACTGGGTCCAGGCATACCTCTCAGAACAAACTGAGGCACTGGTGGGGGAGGCAAAGGGGTCTCCTCATCTATGACATCTAGAGTCTGCTTTGAATCTGAACTGTCTGAATCAGATAtgttctcccgagatggagaactggagatcactataggccactgtcaacaacataaatatacaggaaagacacaaTAAGGTTAAGGCAGTTCTATCAAAATATCAATAGATGTCAGGGTAACGCCTTCGAGACCCTTGACTGGCTCTTAGGTTTGCTCATCTACATGAGTTGCTCACTCACACCTTGGGATAAAATTTTTATACCTTTTTTACTCAAaccctaacctaaatcagggacttgaacttgtagctctaataccaactgtgacggcctcaacttCAAGGTCAGGAGCAGACATCACTAAAATATAACAAACCACAATATAAACTACTAATTTAACATATTATACCAATACAaccccaaaaccaagatccgatacaggtttaagtattatttaggttacacAACTACGTCTAACTTATTCAACAAGCGTAACACTCTAACTTATTATAACAACTCATCTGACCACACGGTCtaatacaaactacctcagaggagccaggtgTCGAAGGGGCTAAGACTCGGTTCTGTCAAGGTCTGAtgggtcttctagacatctgcaatgcatatatacaaaacaagctgcaagggagagcaatcaattgctcaacagtaccactatatgaataacagtAAAGCAGTTTATAAGagaaacagttataggaacaaaaaTCTTAACTCGTTTACgaaaaacaagtaaaacaggtataaactggatatcgacaactagcatgctctataaaaatGTATCATTAGTTGTGTGTTGTGTGAatactagagtccaattttagcatgctattttcatttataaattcACTATTCCATTACAAGAAACACAAAATCatctgttccgttacgggaaccactaaaccaaaatcagatatatatttGGATGAATCCTAgggatagctgatcagtctatcccaccacaaacctattccggaactcagagactagctaggtctctgtcacgctggactaagcggttcaaataaggcgcgcaaccgacttagccacttacgcaaacctgttgggccgttacgggcctcttacgtaaccatccaatatctgatccgttTTATCTAGTTTCCAAAATCgcttatacctatctcttttaaaaCAGTTATACCACAGCATACTGCCCAAAACCTTTCCAATATTAATcataatctagagataggcattttcagaagttacttttccccaaaacacaaTTTAAACGAATATCTTTAAACACGAGGGATATGTAACCTAAAACGTTATGTTCCACTATGTAAGTTAAATCAACAATTATCCATATATACTaaactgtaaaagatttgttcaggggtacttgccttgcgaaacTTTACAACTCCATTAGCTCGACTTTAAACTAACTTTAACTCTCGATTCCTTCGACTGGAACCTACAGAATCAAAATATCCTAGATTAGacgaccagttatgcttgacatattctCGCTAGACACGTTACCAAGACGATAACAAATCCCTACTCGCACTTATACGTAATAATATAGTACACGCAGCAATCAGGGTTCATTTAGTATTTATTTACAAATATCTACGCTTGACTCGTATTTCATATTTAAAATAACTTTCAAAAAAAATCGACAGCGACTCATctatttataagcctacccgtcggaacataatcgacgtcaaatTCCCAACAAATCCAATCCACAATTTACGACTCGATATAACTCGTAACACAGATATTTATTTATGTTtcgaaaataatttatacgagtcattttatttatttatttatttaggactcagataaaaatcaacaccgtccaccgtccgctcgtcgaaattcatcgcggacggcggtaaaattttcAAGGCACCAGCTTATTCGGGTTCCAACTCAAAAATTCCACTGATTATTAAATTGAATTCCCGCACgaaattatatttaatttcaTAAAATCACTCAAAATAATTCCTGCAATCAATATAATAATTCTAATTTGCAACCGGCAAAGCAAAACAGAAATAAAGAACCGAAGCAAGCCACACAGCAACAACAACACGTGCACAAACGCGCCACCATAAACACAACAGCAAACACACacgccacacacacacacaaacacacacacactgaTATATGCACACACACACGCAATGTACGTATATACATAAGTCGAAGAAACTGAGAAGCCGTCGGAGAAACCCAGCCGGAATCTCACTGAAAAGCAGCGAAATCGGAGAAGAACCAGGGGAATAGAAGGAGGGAAAAGAAATTAAAAGATTAACAGAGAGAGAGGTGAAGAATCAACAGAAGAATCGAGCGGAAACGAGGGGGGAGAAGATGAAGTCGGAGCAGGGGGGGAATGAGAGTttctatatatatttttttacttAACAGGTGTTGTAACCAAACATAGGGACACAAACACGTGTCCACAAGTTTTTATAAAACTGACACGTATCTGCGAGGATAAATACGATCCTTCTAAGCCCGGTTTGTCCCGAAATTTGATTTTAACGAATAAGTTTGTGGGCGATAATAACCCGAAAATTtaccaaaatagtcttaaaattaaTAGCATAATAAAGTagtaataaaataaaagtttcaaaatttttaaactatttttaaaacttaactcatacccgcatttaatgattaaacgaaacaacgcgcatGTGAATTTAATCCaaaaaatttttaaaataattttaaaattctcagaatattaaaaacttaataaaatatgagtttcatattttttaaagaattctggaattaaatactgattttacaaataaatgaaatcagaaaatcatttaaggataaataattaatgaaatattgatctctaaattttataaaattccaaaaatgattattgaaattataaaaccataaaaacaattttaaagacagtccaaatatttataaaaatagattttccataaaaccacttttaaaagtgaaacaaaaataatatggtttaataaacaattatacgaataatcctcgcagaccaacaatcacatataaataataataaacaaaacACAGCTGTCAGAATCAGtatacacattttatttaattaaataatcaataattacacatttaaataatacagaaatatacgagtcgttatatcactgatctgaatgatgcatgcccaaaggattgtttcccgttgccaaggatagatacattgatagatgctactactggtcatgagatgctgagttttatggatggattcagtggatacaatcagattaagatgcataaggatggcatcccaaaggtatcattcatcactgactttggtattttttgttatcttgttatggcgtttggtcttaagaatgcaacagctacctatcaaaggttggtaaataagattttcaaggatcttattggcaaaactat
Encoded here:
- the LOC141665874 gene encoding uncharacterized protein LOC141665874 encodes the protein MEKAFTLIQVSDDSKMDYANYFLKGEANYWWESTRALEEEGPVSWNRFIELFLERYFPDYLQNQLEVEFLELKQGEKSVLEYEAKFTELARLAPGYVIQAALVIESDQKLAFKEKSDKKRKFDSIIAKVNQEESSQKLPRRFGRNRNKRFRRQGFPRVRPSVTSVASVPAQSTKPIVEYTEKEAPNLDEIPIVREFSDVFPDELPGLPPDREIEFSIDLIPGAEPVSKAPYCMAPVEMKELAKQLQELLDKRVIRPSVSPWDTPGLFVKKKDGIKRLLGKDGIKVDPVKIEAASRWEQPKILIKVKSFLGLAGYYRRFVKDFSRIATQLTKLTRKNEKFVWTEKCEESFQELKKRLVSAPV